A single genomic interval of Camelina sativa cultivar DH55 chromosome 11, Cs, whole genome shotgun sequence harbors:
- the LOC104721742 gene encoding probable WRKY transcription factor 32: MEDSGIPEVFYAAENSTANNTEKSEKVAPEKELDNGMSQLRDDDESLATIGEDMYDLHDEPVQETLDKDQVEGVLENSSVEPNGEDVKEMDTVKEIVVSAIVPVDEVEEDREVETSPCLTASSDSLTVKPSLSSDPASAAQGLSPVSIPTKQEQRSDSPVVNRLSVSPVPRTPARDGYNWRKYGQKQVKSPKGSRSYYRCTYSECFAKKIECSNDSGKVVEIVNKGLHSHEPPRKNSFAPREIRVASAIRPISENNAVVKEPTIVPNGSDPAASTRENICEPQTFVERKRHCGNEAVDEPEAKRRVKKENSQSSDSVSKPGKKNKFVVHAAGDVGICGDGYRWRKYGQKMVKGNPHPRNYYRCTSAGCPVRKHIETAVENTTAVIITYKGVHNHDMPVPKKRHGPPSSMLVAAAAPTSMRTRTDDQVNIPTSSQCSVGRESEKKQSSEALDVVGGEKVMESARTLLSIGFEIKQC; encoded by the exons ATGGAAGACTCTGGTATCCCTGAGGTCTTCTACGCGGCGGAGAATAGCACGGCCAATAATACAGAGAAGAGCGAGAAAGTGGCTCCGGAGAAGGAGCTTGATAACGGAATGAGTCAACTCAGAGACGACGACGAATCACTTGCGACTATTGGTGAGGATATGTACGATTTACATGATGAGCCTGTGCAGGAAACCCTAGACAAGGATCAGGTTGAAG GTGTTCTTGAAAATTCTTCTGTGGAACCAAATGGTGAAGATGTTAAG GAGATGGATACCGTCAAAGAAATTGTAGTGAGTGCCATTGTTCCGGTTGATGAAGTAGAAGAAGACCGTGAGGTAGAAACATCTCCTTGTCTGACTGCATCGTCAGATTCATTAACGGTGAAGCCATCTCTTTCTTCGGATCCGGCCTCAGCTGCACAAGGTTTATCACCGGTTTCAATTCCAACTAAACAAGAGCAGAGATCTGATTCTCCGGTGGTTAATAGATTGTCGGTTTCTCCCGTTCCGAGGACACCTGCTCGTGATGGTTACAATTGGAGAAAATATGGACAGAAGCAGGTTAAGAGTCCCAAAGGCTCACGGAGCTACTACAGGTGTACGTATTCTGAATGTTTtgctaaaaaaattgaatgctCCAATGATTCAGGCAAAGTGGTAGAGATTGTTAACAAAGGTTTGCATAGTCATGAACCTCCCAGGAAGAATAGCTTCGCCCCTAGAGAAATTAGAGTTGCATCAGCTATCCGGCCTATTTCAGAGAATAATGCAGTAGTAAAAGAGCCAACAATAGTCCCTAACGGTTCAGATCCGGCTGCTTCTACTAGAGAAAACATCTGTGAGCCGCAAACATTCGTTGAACGGAAGAGACATTGTGGGAACGAAGCTGTGGACGAGCCAGAGGCAAAACGAAG AGTGAAAAAAGAGAACTCACAAAGTTCAGATTCTGTCTCCAAACCtggcaagaaaaataaattcgTAGTACACGCAGCTGGTGATGTTGGAATCTGCGGTGATGGATACAGATGGCGTAAATACGGACAGAAAATGGTGAAAGGAAATCCTCATCCAAG GAACTACTACCGATGTACTTCTGCGGGATGTCCTGTTCGTAAACACATTGAGACAGCAGTAGAGAACACAACAGCTGTAATAATCACATACAAAGGAGTACACAACCATGACATGCCGGTGCCAAAGAAACGCCACGGTCCTCCTAGCTCAATGCTCGTGGCTGCAGCCGCTCCAACGTCAATGAGAACCAGGACAGACGATCAGGTAAACATCCCCACTTCAAGCCAGTGCTCGGTGGGACGAGAAAGTGAGAAAAAGCAAAGCAGTGAAGCATTGGATGTTGTTGGTGGGGAGAAAGTGATGGAATCAGCTCGGACtttgttaagcattggtttcGAAATCAAGCAATGCTGA
- the LOC104721744 gene encoding 50S ribosomal protein L21, mitochondrial, protein MASLRCFRELSRRSTAVFSINQTRSFSSFSGIKPSETSISHGTVIPNQSLTRDLLWYSLRYRSQGRCFSSNTKDTDGGEESSEGEDDDDDDDDDEDQDFEDSAEMEEVEREYSPAEKVEEAAEIGYKVMGPLKPSERLFKPYEPVFAIVQIGSHQFKVSNGDSIFTEKLKFCDINDKLELTKVLLLGSAGQTIIGRPILPDATVHAVVEEHALDEKVLIFKKKRRKNYRRTRGHRQELTKLRITDIQGIEKPEPKIVHKPSKEAVTEQSNAELVA, encoded by the exons ATGGCGAGCCTTCGATGTTTTCGTGAGCTGAGCCGCCGCTCTACGGCGGTTTTCTCCATCAACCAGACGCGATCGTTCTCTTCATTTTCTGGGATCAAGCCGTCCGAGACCAGCATTTCTCATGGGACCGTAATCCCGAATCAATCTCTCACTAGGGATTTGCTATGGTACAGTCTTCGATATCGCTCCCAAGGTCGTTGTTTCTCTTCGAACACAAAAGATACTGATGGTGGTGAAGAAAGCAGTGAaggagaggatgatgatgatgatgatgatgatgatgaggaccAGGACTTTGAGGATTCGGCGGAGATGGAAGAAGTAGAAAGGGAATATTCACCGGCTGAGAAAGTGGAAGAGGCGGCTGAGATAGGTTACAAAGTGATGGGTCCTCTCAAACCTTCTGAGAGACTCTTCAAACCGTATGAACCTGTGTTTGCCATTGTTCAG ATCGGTTCGCATCAGTTTAAAGTAAGCAACGGGGACTCCATATTCACCGAGAAATTGAAATTCTGTGACATAAATGATAAG TTGGAACTGACCAAGGTTCTTCTATTGGGCTCGGCAGGCCAGACGATTATTGGTAGGCCTATCTTGCCAGATGCGACTGTTCATGCTGTAGTTGAAGAGCAT GCATTGGATGAAAAAGTGCTCATTTTtaagaagaaacgaagaaagaaTTATAGGAGAACAAGAGGACATCGACAG GAATTGACGAAGTTGAGAATAACCGATATACAAGGAATTGAGAAACCAGAACCAAAGATTGTCCATAAGCCGTCTAAGGAAGCAGTTACAGAACAATCAAACGCTGAGCTAGTTGCTTAG
- the LOC104721746 gene encoding leucine aminopeptidase 2, chloroplastic, whose amino-acid sequence MAVTLVTSFASSSSRFPFRSFSSSPSSLSSCLVRFQLPSRLRLAFAVTPLYSSSRAMAHTIAQATLGLTHANSVDHPKISFSGKEMDVTEWKGDILAVGVTEKDMTKDANSKFENPILKKLDAHLGGLLADVSSEEDFSGKPGQSTVLRLPGLGSKRVGLIGLGKSASSPSAFQSLGEAVAAAAKASQASSVAVVLASSETVSNESKLSSASAIASGTVLGLFEDCRYKSESKKPSLKSVDIIGFGTGPELEKKLKYAEDVSYGVIFGKELVNSPANVLTPAVLAEEASKLASMYSDVMTANILNEEQCKELKMGSYLAVAAASANPPHFIHLVYKPSSGPVKTKLAIVGKGLTFDSGGYNIKTGPGCLIELMKFDMGGSAAVLGAAKAIGQIKPPGVEVHFIVAACENMISGTGMRPGDIITASNGKTIEVNNTDAEGRLTLADALVYACNQGVDKVVDLATLTGACIIALGTSMAAIYTSSDELAKEVIAASERSGEKLWRMPMEESYWEMMKSGVADMVNTGGRAGGSITAALFLKQFVDDKVEWMHIDMAGPVWNEKKKTATGFGVATLVEWVQNNSSS is encoded by the exons ATGGCCGTCACTCTGGTAACCTCTTtcgcttcctcttcttctcgcTTCCCTTTCcgctccttctcttcttctccgtcgtCTCTCTCCTCTTGCTTAGTTCGATTCCAGTTGCCGTCTCGCCTTAGACTCGCTTTCGCCGTCACGCCTCTCTACTCTTCTTCTAGAGCCATGGCTCATACAATCGCACAAGCTACTCTCGGCCTCACTCATGCCAACTCCGTCGATCATCCTAAG ATCTCATTTTCCGGGAAGGAGATGGACGTGACTGAATGGAAAGGTGATATACTCGCTGTTGGAGTGACGGAGAAAGATATGACTAAGGATGCCAACTCCAAGTTCGAAAACCCGATACTCAAGAAGCTTGATGCGCACTTGGGTGGACTTCTAGCTGATGTCTCGTCTGAGGAAGATTTCTCCGGGAAACCTGGCCAATCAACAGTACTTAGGCTTCCGGGTCTCGGGTCGAAGCGGGTTGGTTTGATTGGTCTTGGAAAATCTGCTTCATCTCCTTCGGCTTTTCAGAGTCTAGGTGAGGCTGTTGCTGCAGCTGCTAAAGCTTCTCAAGCTAGCAGTGTTGCTGTTGTTCTCGCCTCCTCTGAGACAGTTTCTAATGAATCCAAGCTCAGTTCTGCTTCAGCCATAGCATcag GCACAGTACTCGGTTTGTTTGAAGACTGCAGATATAAGTCTGAGTCAAAGAAACCATCTCTCAAATCGGTGGATATCATTGGCTTTGGCACTGGACCTGAGCTAGAGAAGAAGCTTAAGTATGCTGAAGATGTTTCTTATGGCGTAATTTTCGGGAAGGAACTCGTCAATTCTCCAGCCAATGTTCTCACTCCTG CTGTACTAGCTGAGGAGGCCTCAAAGCTGGCTTCCATGTACAGTGATGTCATGACTGCAAACATCTTGAACGAGGAGCAATGCAAAGAGTTGAAGATGGGTTCATATCTCGCTGTTGCTGCTGCGTCAGCTAATCCACCTCATTTCATCCACCTGGTCTACAAACCTTCTAGTGGCCCTGTCAAGACCAAACTTGCTATTGTTGGAAAGGGATTGACATTTGACAG CGGTGGCTACAACATTAAGACCGGTCCTGGCTGCTTAATTGAGCTCATGAAATTCGATATGGGAGGTTCCGCCGCTGTTCTTGGCGCTGCAAAAGCCATCGGTCAAATTAAGCCTCCTGGTGTTGAG GTGCACTTCATTGTCGCAGCCTGTGAGAATATGATAAGTGGTACCGGAATGAGACCTGGAGATATCATCACAGCCTCAAACGGAAAGACAATTGAG GTCAACAACACAGATGCCGAAGGTCGACTGACACTTGCTGATGCTCTAGTTTATGCTTGCAACCAAGGTGTCGATAAG GTTGTTGACCTTGCAACGTTAACTGGGGCTTGTATTATTGCCCTTGGAACATCAATGGCAG CCATATATACATCTAGTGATGAGCTTGCAAAAGAGGTGATTGCTGCATCAGAGAGGAGTGGAGAGAAGCTATGGAGGATGCCGATGGAAGAGAGTTACTGGGAGATGATGAAATCAGGTGTTGCAGATATGGTTAACACGGGAGGTCGTGCTGGTGGATCGATCACCGCAGCTCTCTTCTTGAAACAg TTTGTGGACGATAAGGTTGAGTGGATGCACATAGATATGGCTGGACCGGTGTGgaacgagaagaagaaaactgcaACTGGGTTTGGAGTTGCGACGCTAGTTGAGTGGGTTCAGAACAATTCCTCTTCTTAA